A single window of Pseudomonas lijiangensis DNA harbors:
- a CDS encoding DUF4344 domain-containing metallopeptidase, with protein sequence MPPHLLVPVLVGASPGSMLQRVFISIGLALCWPVSTFAASATPAIPYTVQTADNIENLLNLDERKIIQEGLIWGGVYTGRIDGNFDKDTRDAIASLQQQYKQPGTGLLSETMAQHLYQLALNARTRSGWETLADPGTGVIVAYPSRLLATAFQDPGTLSLRLVSDDRKISLQMINANRLAPGAIDTLYKQVNEDGASTIIHTSRKDNMFITAGERGAVKFYSRYEQRGNEIRGYDLIWARDNDTEMQIFSPLISNSFEAFPTPAVTYDAFLKPHLIKQPYYPYLIALSREKRKPSASDNASTVEQQAPVKATPDGLGPRFSYSYEELRNVGLVDSYRFTRKSDLLVGNNEINAVDGMFMTRRPLRYIARQCGMDTHYSPADSAVILCYGVIDYLLRQADALNANNDPAFRAEYVKARLRLALLHATGHALIDLLNLPPPSNEEETVDQLVATLILLDANNEETPEQLTRMLAMNATGLKADLSVPAPYIHDELSKKHTWNEERYSNLLCRVYGSNPQGYASIVDQGLLPKSRAANCTEDAPGKYAAWKDFLSPHFAPRFQKNTGDSVSRQE encoded by the coding sequence ATGCCTCCTCACCTGCTTGTACCCGTACTCGTCGGGGCAAGTCCCGGCAGTATGCTGCAGCGGGTCTTCATTTCCATCGGGTTGGCACTCTGCTGGCCAGTGAGCACTTTTGCAGCGTCCGCAACACCCGCTATCCCGTACACCGTTCAGACTGCAGATAATATTGAAAATCTGCTCAACCTCGATGAACGTAAAATCATTCAGGAGGGTTTGATCTGGGGCGGAGTTTATACCGGCCGTATCGATGGCAATTTTGACAAGGACACTCGTGACGCCATTGCTTCTCTTCAGCAACAGTACAAACAGCCCGGTACCGGCCTGCTCAGCGAAACGATGGCCCAGCACCTGTATCAGTTAGCCCTGAATGCCAGGACAAGATCTGGCTGGGAGACACTGGCAGACCCCGGTACGGGCGTGATAGTGGCCTACCCCTCCAGACTGCTTGCTACGGCGTTCCAGGACCCGGGCACGCTCTCACTGAGACTGGTTTCCGACGACAGAAAAATTTCGCTACAGATGATCAATGCAAATCGCCTCGCACCCGGCGCTATCGATACCTTATATAAGCAAGTGAATGAAGATGGAGCGTCGACCATCATTCATACCTCCAGGAAAGACAACATGTTCATCACCGCCGGGGAGCGCGGTGCCGTCAAGTTCTACAGCCGCTACGAACAACGCGGGAATGAGATTCGGGGCTATGACCTGATATGGGCGCGTGATAATGATACGGAGATGCAGATCTTCTCCCCCTTGATTTCCAACAGTTTTGAGGCATTTCCCACGCCCGCCGTTACCTATGATGCTTTTCTCAAACCCCACCTGATAAAGCAGCCTTATTACCCCTATCTCATAGCTCTCTCCAGAGAAAAAAGGAAACCATCAGCCAGTGACAACGCTTCAACTGTTGAGCAGCAAGCCCCTGTGAAAGCCACTCCCGATGGTCTGGGTCCACGATTTTCCTATTCCTACGAGGAACTCAGGAATGTCGGCCTGGTAGATTCCTATCGCTTCACGCGCAAGTCTGACTTACTGGTTGGCAACAACGAAATCAATGCGGTGGACGGCATGTTCATGACTCGCCGCCCTCTGCGTTATATAGCCAGGCAATGTGGCATGGATACGCATTACAGTCCCGCGGACTCTGCAGTCATCCTCTGCTACGGAGTTATCGACTACCTTCTTCGTCAGGCCGATGCTCTCAATGCCAATAATGATCCGGCATTCCGGGCTGAATACGTGAAGGCAAGGCTACGTCTTGCTTTGCTGCATGCTACAGGTCATGCACTCATTGACCTGCTGAACCTGCCACCCCCTTCGAATGAAGAAGAGACTGTCGATCAACTGGTCGCAACCCTGATCCTGCTTGATGCGAACAATGAAGAAACACCCGAGCAGCTCACGCGCATGCTGGCGATGAACGCGACCGGGCTCAAAGCCGACCTGTCAGTGCCTGCCCCTTACATTCACGACGAATTATCTAAAAAGCACACTTGGAACGAAGAGCGCTATTCCAACCTGTTGTGCAGGGTCTACGGCAGCAATCCACAGGGTTATGCGTCGATTGTCGATCAGGGGCTGCTTCCAAAGTCCAGAGCAGCAAATTGCACTGAGGATGCTCCCGGGAAATATGCAGCATGGAAAGATTTTCTGTCGCCACACTTCGCACCACGCTTTCAAAAAAACACCGGCGACTCAGTCAGTCGCCAGGAATAA
- a CDS encoding L-carnitine dehydrogenase — MGFITEIKTFAALGSGVIGSGWVSRALAHGLDVIAWDPAPNAEAALRKRVANAWGALEKQGLAKGASQDRLRFVATIEECVKDADFIQESAPERLELKLELHSKISAAAKPDALIGSSTSGLLPSEFYEGATHPERCVVGHPFNPVYLLPLVEVVGGKNTTPEAVEAAIKVYESLGMRPLHVRKEVPGFIADRLLEAVWREALHLVNDGVATTGEIDDAIRFGAGLRWSFMGTFLTYTLAGGDAGMRHFMAQFGPALQLPWTYLPAPELTDKLIDDVVAGTSEQLANHSISAMERYRDDCLLAVLEAVKTTKARHGMNFAE; from the coding sequence ATGGGCTTTATCACAGAAATCAAAACCTTTGCTGCTCTCGGTAGCGGTGTTATTGGCAGCGGCTGGGTGTCCCGCGCCCTGGCCCATGGCCTGGATGTGATCGCCTGGGACCCCGCGCCCAATGCAGAAGCCGCCCTGCGCAAACGCGTCGCCAACGCCTGGGGCGCACTGGAAAAACAGGGCCTGGCAAAGGGGGCTTCCCAGGATCGACTGCGTTTTGTCGCAACCATCGAAGAATGTGTGAAAGACGCTGATTTCATCCAGGAAAGCGCCCCGGAGCGCCTGGAGTTGAAACTGGAATTACACAGCAAGATTAGCGCGGCGGCCAAACCGGATGCATTGATTGGATCAAGCACTTCAGGCCTGTTGCCGAGTGAATTCTACGAAGGGGCCACCCACCCGGAACGCTGCGTGGTGGGTCACCCGTTCAACCCTGTTTATCTGCTGCCGCTGGTGGAAGTGGTGGGAGGCAAGAACACCACACCGGAGGCTGTCGAGGCGGCGATCAAGGTGTATGAATCCCTGGGCATGCGCCCGCTGCATGTGCGCAAGGAGGTCCCTGGTTTTATTGCCGACCGCCTGCTCGAAGCGGTATGGCGTGAAGCTTTGCACCTGGTCAATGACGGCGTGGCAACCACCGGCGAAATCGATGACGCGATCCGTTTTGGCGCCGGATTGCGCTGGTCATTCATGGGCACCTTCCTGACCTATACCCTGGCAGGCGGCGATGCCGGAATGCGACATTTCATGGCGCAATTCGGCCCGGCGTTACAGTTGCCGTGGACCTACCTGCCGGCGCCGGAGCTGACCGACAAGCTGATCGACGACGTGGTCGCCGGCACCAGCGAGCAATTGGCCAATCACAGCATCTCGGCGATGGAGCGCTATCGAGATGATTGCCTGCTGGCAGTGCTGGAGGCGGTGAAAACCACTAAAGCCAGGCACGGTATGAACTTTGCCGAGTAG
- a CDS encoding GlxA family transcriptional regulator, translating to MSQDFYFLLMPGFSAIGFISALEPLRVANRFRGELYRWHVLSCDGGAVLASNGMSVNADAALEPLKKGATLFVVAGFDPLQFSTPVLEQWLRRLDHDGVTLGAIDTGACVLAEAGLLDGYRLTLHWEAIDAFKESYSQLTVTQELFEIDRRRITCAGGTASIDLMLDLIAQSHGPDLAILVSEQFVLGRIRPRKDHQRMQIATRYGINNKKLVQVIGEMENHTEPPLSTLALAELIKVTRRQLERLFRLHLNDTPSNFYLGLRLEKARQLLRQSHMSVLEVGIACGFESPSYFTRSYKARFAKCPREDRRREVV from the coding sequence ATGTCCCAGGACTTCTACTTTTTGCTGATGCCGGGCTTTTCGGCCATTGGCTTTATATCCGCGCTGGAACCCTTGCGAGTGGCCAACCGCTTTCGCGGCGAGCTGTACCGCTGGCACGTGCTGAGCTGCGATGGAGGTGCGGTACTGGCTAGCAATGGGATGTCAGTTAACGCCGACGCTGCATTGGAACCGCTGAAAAAGGGCGCGACGCTCTTTGTGGTCGCGGGTTTCGACCCCCTGCAGTTCTCCACCCCGGTTCTGGAACAATGGCTGCGCCGCCTCGACCACGACGGAGTGACTCTCGGTGCCATCGACACCGGTGCCTGCGTGCTTGCTGAAGCAGGCTTGCTCGATGGCTATCGGCTCACCCTGCATTGGGAAGCCATCGACGCCTTCAAGGAATCTTATTCACAACTCACGGTGACCCAGGAACTGTTCGAAATTGATCGTCGCCGCATCACCTGCGCTGGCGGTACAGCATCCATCGACCTGATGCTCGACCTGATCGCCCAGTCCCACGGACCAGACCTGGCCATCCTCGTCTCTGAGCAGTTTGTACTTGGGCGCATACGCCCGCGCAAAGACCACCAGCGTATGCAGATCGCTACCCGTTACGGCATCAACAACAAGAAGTTGGTGCAGGTGATCGGCGAGATGGAAAATCACACCGAGCCGCCGCTGAGCACCCTGGCGCTGGCGGAGCTGATCAAGGTGACGCGGCGCCAGCTGGAGCGGCTGTTTCGTCTGCACTTGAACGACACACCGAGCAACTTTTATCTCGGCCTGCGCCTGGAAAAAGCCAGGCAACTGCTTCGTCAGAGCCATATGAGCGTACTGGAGGTGGGTATTGCGTGCGGGTTTGAGTCGCCGTCGTATTTCACCCGCAGCTACAAGGCACGGTTTGCCAAGTGCCCGAGAGAGGATCGGCGACGGGAGGTGGTGTGA
- a CDS encoding DUF6393 family protein, with product MRYLVVALMVMGSGFQHVLAADLSAMLDEVHSLRKPVGFEQIDVSDIVTRYFPLNTRKAVIAQAFTLSETSKVIEDAPGTLVVRDNRGQAILEPDASSVVMTFTFNQDNLLGRVYAVRLKSQ from the coding sequence ATGAGATATCTGGTTGTGGCACTAATGGTGATGGGTTCAGGCTTTCAGCATGTTCTGGCTGCGGACTTGAGCGCCATGCTTGACGAAGTTCATTCATTGAGAAAGCCCGTCGGTTTTGAGCAAATCGATGTCAGCGATATTGTCACCCGATATTTCCCCTTGAATACCCGCAAGGCTGTAATTGCTCAGGCGTTCACCCTGTCTGAAACATCGAAGGTTATTGAAGATGCGCCTGGCACGCTTGTCGTTCGAGACAATCGGGGGCAGGCGATACTTGAGCCTGACGCCAGTTCTGTTGTGATGACCTTCACGTTCAATCAAGACAATCTGCTTGGCCGGGTATATGCCGTTCGTTTAAAAAGCCAATAA
- a CDS encoding lysozyme inhibitor LprI family protein — MGKNHIATTAMLLSLMAVFPYAHSASFDCRKASTDVEHKICDNPSLSKLDEDLSVAFRPLKNSYFIQMAQREWLESARDACESIECLENTYSQQIDFLTPPSENVKDSEAVTALPADKSYFISDQLWKNWTLTQLPYSKKYRQQYIVATETLSGKLHVIVFDGEYNSEMRCYKGALYEFVDQYPIVQPMLYPIARDICFDGTEDPDSNDEGRRLAGVLSGVFYYRIKVAPNHFISMSYKLGSRLPPTESSTLFQGASNTTENQKGSLFFSRSSSYNKMEIYHPHIDKSEFIASPNDPEHDWNIFIPVWSKPRPILYFKNGESIWRANIVDKKLFKISQAEDDGRIKSPMPIEINGREAVLYLENDGLKVAISPAP; from the coding sequence ATGGGAAAAAATCACATTGCAACCACAGCCATGCTTTTGTCATTGATGGCAGTTTTTCCTTATGCTCACTCCGCTAGCTTTGACTGTCGCAAGGCATCGACAGACGTAGAACATAAGATCTGTGACAATCCTTCATTATCAAAGCTGGATGAGGATTTGAGTGTAGCTTTCAGGCCGTTGAAGAATAGCTATTTCATACAGATGGCACAACGAGAGTGGCTAGAGTCCGCTCGTGATGCCTGTGAATCTATAGAGTGCCTGGAAAATACTTACTCACAGCAGATCGATTTTTTAACCCCTCCATCTGAAAACGTTAAAGACAGTGAAGCTGTAACTGCTTTGCCAGCAGATAAAAGTTATTTTATTAGTGACCAACTCTGGAAGAACTGGACCCTGACGCAGCTTCCGTATAGCAAGAAATATAGACAGCAGTACATTGTGGCAACTGAAACGCTATCAGGAAAATTACATGTTATTGTATTTGATGGAGAATACAATTCTGAAATGCGTTGCTATAAAGGTGCGCTGTATGAGTTCGTTGATCAATATCCCATCGTTCAACCAATGTTGTACCCTATAGCTAGAGATATCTGCTTCGATGGGACGGAAGACCCTGATAGCAATGACGAAGGTAGAAGATTGGCGGGTGTACTGAGTGGAGTTTTTTATTATAGGATCAAAGTGGCGCCCAATCATTTTATAAGCATGTCTTATAAGCTGGGATCTCGCCTGCCCCCTACGGAGAGTAGCACTCTATTTCAAGGAGCATCCAACACTACAGAGAATCAAAAGGGCTCTCTGTTTTTTAGCCGAAGCAGCTCCTACAATAAAATGGAAATTTATCATCCGCACATAGACAAATCGGAATTTATAGCTTCCCCGAACGACCCAGAACACGACTGGAACATATTCATTCCGGTATGGAGCAAACCTCGTCCGATTCTTTATTTTAAAAATGGCGAATCAATATGGCGAGCCAATATAGTTGACAAAAAACTTTTCAAAATATCACAAGCTGAAGATGATGGCAGAATCAAGAGTCCTATGCCAATTGAAATCAACGGTCGTGAAGCTGTTTTATATTTAGAGAATGATGGCCTTAAGGTTGCCATTTCTCCTGCCCCTTGA
- a CDS encoding cytochrome P450 has translation MLEANPNCPIRRRLANIPWVGDNRAGLRHWLEIQRDPLAWLKKMHAMQPDVAVMRMGPQRVWCLFHPQTVHELMVEHRDDLRRWTPALCMLKQWNGRSFMMREGEPAQAQRKAVRPHLVAPQASDVRRLAAQWADRIEEGREYDLDLEMAAFSVTLSGHALFDVDLKPAAYRIAKAVRLLSRVALLEMSTGLPLGHWFPSKLCPRKRWALGQLRGVVDEVVEHSPRPLVEMRDELCTLLMASHQSTGVTMTWCLLLLAQRPELCKQLRAELAPVDWTAIRSLSDLRNCPLLRAVLQESLRLYPPAYGLVQRQVSADIEVSGHSLKRGDVVMVSSWITHRDPRWFEEPLEFRPERFMDSATWPRGAYFPFGLGDRSCPGTAMAMIDLAASLAYWVEHWDIVHDGELVPRGWFSLRPQRARVRFVRVA, from the coding sequence ATGCTCGAAGCCAATCCGAATTGCCCGATACGCCGTCGGCTGGCCAACATACCCTGGGTCGGTGATAACCGTGCGGGCTTGCGCCACTGGCTGGAGATCCAGCGCGACCCGCTGGCCTGGCTGAAGAAAATGCACGCGATGCAGCCGGACGTCGCCGTCATGCGCATGGGCCCGCAACGTGTCTGGTGCCTGTTCCATCCGCAAACCGTGCACGAACTGATGGTCGAGCATCGTGACGATTTACGCCGCTGGACGCCGGCACTGTGCATGCTCAAGCAATGGAATGGACGCAGTTTCATGATGCGTGAAGGCGAGCCGGCACAAGCACAGCGCAAGGCGGTACGCCCACACCTTGTTGCACCGCAAGCCAGTGATGTGCGCCGCCTTGCCGCGCAGTGGGCAGACCGGATCGAGGAGGGGCGCGAGTATGATCTCGATCTGGAGATGGCCGCGTTCAGCGTCACCCTCAGCGGTCACGCACTGTTCGATGTAGACCTGAAGCCGGCGGCCTACCGGATCGCCAAGGCGGTTCGCCTGCTGTCGCGGGTGGCGTTGCTGGAGATGTCCACCGGTCTGCCACTGGGGCACTGGTTCCCGAGCAAACTCTGCCCGCGCAAACGCTGGGCGCTGGGACAATTGCGGGGAGTGGTCGACGAAGTCGTGGAGCATTCGCCCCGGCCCCTCGTCGAGATGCGTGATGAGCTCTGCACACTACTGATGGCATCGCACCAGTCCACTGGCGTCACCATGACCTGGTGTCTGCTGCTGTTGGCGCAGCGTCCGGAATTATGCAAGCAACTGCGGGCCGAACTGGCGCCAGTCGACTGGACAGCAATCCGTTCGCTTAGTGACCTGCGCAACTGTCCCTTATTGAGAGCGGTGTTACAGGAAAGCCTGCGTCTTTACCCGCCGGCCTACGGCCTTGTTCAGCGACAGGTGAGTGCTGACATCGAAGTGTCCGGCCATTCTCTCAAGCGTGGAGACGTGGTTATGGTTTCCAGCTGGATCACACACCGGGACCCACGCTGGTTCGAAGAGCCCCTGGAGTTTCGCCCGGAACGCTTTATGGACTCAGCGACATGGCCGCGCGGCGCCTATTTCCCGTTTGGCCTGGGCGACCGTTCCTGCCCGGGAACAGCGATGGCAATGATTGATCTTGCTGCATCACTGGCTTACTGGGTGGAACATTGGGACATCGTGCATGACGGGGAACTGGTGCCACGTGGCTGGTTTTCTTTGCGCCCGCAAAGGGCTCGAGTCAGGTTTGTTCGGGTGGCATGA
- a CDS encoding BKACE family enzyme, with protein MNHNVILTCALTGAGDTTAKSPHVPVTPKQIAAAAVEAAKAGATVVHCHVRDPQTGRFSRDVALYREVMERIREADIDIIVNLTAGMGGDLEIGGGEHPMEFGPNTDLVGPLARLAHVEELLPEICTLDCGTLNFGDGDTIYVSTPAQLRAGAKRIQELGVKAELEIFDTGHLWFAKQMIKEGLLDSPLFQLCMGIPWGAPADTATMKAMVDNLPDDAVWAGFGIGRMQMPMAAQAVLLGGNVRVGLEDNLWLEKGVLATNGQLVERVSEILSHLGARVMSPAEGRVKMGLTKRC; from the coding sequence ATGAACCACAACGTCATCCTCACCTGCGCACTCACGGGTGCTGGCGACACGACTGCAAAAAGCCCGCACGTGCCGGTTACTCCCAAACAGATTGCTGCCGCTGCGGTGGAAGCCGCCAAGGCCGGTGCCACCGTAGTGCATTGCCATGTGCGTGACCCGCAAACCGGCAGGTTCAGTCGCGACGTCGCCCTGTATCGAGAAGTGATGGAGCGCATCCGTGAGGCCGACATCGATATCATCGTGAACCTCACCGCGGGCATGGGCGGCGACCTGGAGATCGGCGGCGGCGAGCACCCGATGGAGTTTGGGCCCAACACTGACCTGGTCGGCCCACTGGCACGCTTGGCCCACGTCGAAGAGCTGTTGCCGGAAATCTGCACCCTGGACTGCGGCACCCTGAACTTCGGCGATGGTGACACCATTTACGTGTCCACTCCGGCGCAACTGCGGGCAGGTGCCAAACGCATTCAAGAGCTGGGCGTAAAGGCCGAGCTGGAAATTTTCGACACCGGCCACTTGTGGTTCGCCAAGCAGATGATCAAGGAAGGGTTGCTGGACTCCCCGTTGTTCCAGCTGTGTATGGGCATCCCTTGGGGAGCGCCCGCCGACACCGCCACTATGAAAGCCATGGTCGACAACCTGCCCGACGACGCGGTGTGGGCCGGCTTCGGTATCGGCCGCATGCAAATGCCGATGGCGGCACAAGCAGTGCTGCTGGGCGGCAATGTGCGGGTTGGCCTGGAAGACAACCTGTGGCTGGAAAAAGGCGTACTTGCCACCAACGGGCAGCTTGTGGAGCGCGTGAGTGAAATCCTGAGCCACCTGGGTGCGCGGGTAATGAGCCCGGCCGAAGGCCGCGTAAAGATGGGGCTGACCAAGCGTTGCTGA
- a CDS encoding thioesterase family protein: MPALTTYTTKIPSDWVDYNDHLRDAFYLLIFSYATDSLMDMLGLDSENREASSHSLFTLELHLNYLHEVKLGAEVEVHTQLIAHDAKRIHLYHSLHPVGDEKELAGNEQMLLHVDLSGPKSVPFTEASLAKLRVISAEHSTLPRPALLGRVIGLPPKK, encoded by the coding sequence ATGCCCGCACTGACCACTTACACCACAAAAATCCCGTCCGACTGGGTGGACTACAACGATCACCTGCGCGACGCGTTCTACTTGCTGATCTTCAGCTACGCCACAGACTCACTGATGGACATGCTTGGCCTTGACAGTGAAAACCGTGAGGCCAGCAGCCATTCGTTGTTCACCCTGGAACTGCACCTCAACTACCTGCACGAAGTAAAACTCGGCGCCGAGGTTGAGGTGCACACACAATTGATCGCCCACGACGCCAAGCGCATACACCTCTACCACAGCCTGCATCCGGTGGGCGATGAGAAGGAGCTGGCAGGCAATGAACAGATGTTGCTGCATGTGGATCTTTCCGGGCCAAAGTCGGTACCGTTTACCGAGGCATCGCTGGCAAAACTGAGAGTCATCAGCGCCGAGCACTCCACCCTGCCCCGCCCGGCTCTGCTTGGCCGAGTGATTGGGTTGCCTCCCAAAAAATGA
- a CDS encoding tetratricopeptide repeat protein: MALNLKKKRFLALIAFTASGLSLFHGNANAHECPNDKFDLFLKVFSTAPEVQQRLAKNTIKILELKSTSPSGKLEPHTIEVANADLTLPLMAPIYFDRAEGVTIEEKDNSHVNIIDKRAGNSNIKIFSFTRESCWMLAKIEDWSIRDNYLSVTETPTMNRIESLCYQRAKSFLNLGEGQLYPLTAEFFEAALENYLCSAASGDPQASLDAAGLSLSGMAPQLETSKVEALFKTAATTLAEGALGLSTFYCYGNNTGADGACQHPALAEKELIRAATMGSVNAINYLGYSFEMGELATKDVPRAMACYRLAAEQGDQVASSNWQRLKMQVSDAPASRKCY, from the coding sequence ATGGCCCTTAATCTAAAGAAAAAACGCTTTTTGGCGTTAATTGCTTTTACTGCCTCAGGGCTTAGCTTGTTTCATGGTAATGCGAACGCACATGAGTGCCCCAATGACAAGTTTGACTTATTCCTCAAGGTGTTTTCAACCGCTCCAGAGGTGCAACAACGCCTTGCAAAAAACACAATAAAAATTCTAGAGCTGAAATCTACATCGCCGTCGGGAAAACTTGAGCCTCACACCATTGAGGTCGCGAATGCAGATTTAACGCTTCCACTCATGGCACCTATATATTTTGATAGAGCGGAAGGTGTTACCATTGAAGAGAAGGATAATAGTCACGTCAATATCATTGATAAGCGCGCAGGTAATAGCAATATAAAGATTTTTAGCTTTACTCGCGAATCATGCTGGATGCTTGCAAAGATAGAGGATTGGTCAATCAGGGATAACTATCTTTCGGTCACAGAAACACCAACAATGAATCGCATCGAAAGCCTCTGTTATCAACGGGCCAAATCCTTCCTTAATCTGGGGGAGGGTCAGCTATATCCGCTCACTGCGGAGTTCTTTGAGGCGGCCTTGGAAAACTATCTATGCTCTGCAGCTTCGGGCGATCCTCAGGCTAGCCTGGATGCAGCGGGTCTGAGCCTGTCCGGTATGGCGCCACAATTGGAAACCTCCAAGGTCGAGGCACTTTTTAAAACAGCCGCCACTACTCTCGCCGAAGGCGCCTTAGGGTTATCGACCTTTTACTGTTACGGTAATAATACAGGCGCAGATGGCGCATGCCAGCATCCAGCACTGGCAGAAAAGGAACTTATACGTGCGGCCACGATGGGTTCCGTCAATGCAATTAATTATTTGGGATACTCTTTCGAAATGGGTGAGTTAGCCACTAAAGACGTGCCCAGAGCAATGGCTTGCTATCGTTTGGCTGCTGAGCAGGGAGATCAAGTCGCATCCAGTAATTGGCAGCGCTTGAAAATGCAGGTTTCGGACGCTCCAGCGTCCAGAAAGTGCTACTAA
- a CDS encoding SH3 domain-containing protein, which produces MKSFTVLAAFLFFFSSVQAAEECEKSIPRDAVLYQQFNMGADFACIYEAPESSDNAVLSFYSRSGDKVILLSSNKNFVSLDSVRDGTNQPDITKTESGAYQILWNYPNGVDAIELAPAKDGIYLKGATKEMRLPSFDTSEKVKSITLVSNLKNLEKLNFSDMHISEVFNKDALMLAGGEITTSVSSEKIFLYSEPSESSKTKGYLISGDEVRILEYKNGFLKISYKMKNGNYLIRWISISSVI; this is translated from the coding sequence ATGAAAAGTTTTACTGTATTAGCAGCGTTTTTATTTTTTTTCTCAAGTGTGCAAGCAGCAGAGGAATGTGAGAAATCGATCCCTCGCGACGCTGTTCTATATCAGCAATTTAATATGGGGGCAGATTTTGCTTGCATATATGAAGCGCCCGAAAGCTCTGATAATGCAGTGCTTAGCTTTTACTCAAGAAGCGGTGACAAGGTCATATTACTGTCCTCCAATAAAAATTTTGTAAGCCTAGATAGCGTCAGAGATGGGACGAACCAACCAGATATTACAAAAACAGAAAGTGGCGCATATCAGATATTGTGGAACTATCCGAATGGCGTGGACGCAATTGAGTTGGCTCCAGCAAAGGATGGTATCTATTTGAAGGGTGCAACAAAAGAGATGCGTCTTCCATCATTTGATACTTCTGAGAAAGTAAAATCTATAACCTTAGTGAGTAATCTTAAAAATCTGGAAAAATTGAATTTTTCAGACATGCACATTTCAGAGGTTTTCAATAAGGATGCTCTGATGCTCGCGGGCGGCGAGATTACTACAAGCGTCAGCTCAGAAAAAATTTTTTTATACTCTGAGCCATCGGAGTCGTCTAAAACTAAGGGTTATTTAATCTCTGGAGATGAGGTCAGGATTTTAGAATACAAGAATGGCTTTCTTAAAATTTCGTACAAGATGAAAAATGGAAACTATTTGATACGATGGATTAGTATTTCTTCTGTGATTTAG
- the choX gene encoding choline ABC transporter substrate-binding protein: MNRLISRCVLALSAILGTSTNVLAADAASCQNVRMGVVNWTDIIATSAITQVLLDSLGYKTKQTSASQQIIFAGIRDQRLDLFLGYWKPLMSQTITPFVDAGQVKVLAKPNLEDARATLAVPTYLADKGLKTFADIAKFEKELGGKIYSIEPGSGANTQIKSMIAKNQFGLGKFELIESSEAGMLAAVDRAVRRKEAVLFFGWAPHPMNVKIAMTYLSGSDDAMGPNEGMASVWNVTSTNYAEQCPNIHKLLTNLTFTVADVSQMMQPLLDHKNALESARQWLKDHPQDQQRWLEGVTTFDGKPAAANLQLTRQ; this comes from the coding sequence ATGAATAGACTGATCAGCCGCTGCGTGCTTGCACTCAGCGCCATCTTGGGCACTAGCACTAATGTACTGGCAGCGGATGCCGCTTCCTGCCAGAACGTGCGCATGGGCGTGGTGAACTGGACCGACATAATCGCTACCAGCGCAATTACCCAAGTGCTGCTCGACAGCCTCGGTTACAAGACCAAACAGACCAGCGCCTCCCAGCAAATCATCTTCGCCGGCATCCGTGACCAGCGCCTGGACCTTTTCCTGGGCTACTGGAAACCACTGATGAGCCAGACCATCACGCCATTCGTCGATGCCGGGCAGGTGAAGGTCCTCGCCAAACCAAACCTGGAAGATGCGCGTGCCACCCTCGCCGTGCCGACATACCTGGCGGACAAGGGCCTGAAAACGTTCGCCGACATCGCCAAGTTCGAGAAAGAACTTGGCGGGAAGATCTACAGCATTGAGCCGGGCTCGGGCGCCAACACCCAGATCAAGTCGATGATTGCCAAGAACCAGTTCGGTCTGGGCAAGTTCGAACTGATTGAATCCAGCGAGGCCGGTATGCTCGCCGCCGTCGACCGTGCGGTACGTCGCAAGGAAGCCGTGTTGTTCTTCGGCTGGGCACCGCATCCGATGAACGTCAAGATCGCCATGACCTACCTCTCCGGCAGCGACGACGCCATGGGGCCGAACGAAGGCATGGCCTCGGTGTGGAACGTTACCTCGACAAACTATGCCGAGCAGTGCCCCAACATCCACAAACTCCTGACCAACCTGACCTTCACCGTCGCCGATGTGAGCCAGATGATGCAGCCGCTGCTGGATCACAAGAACGCCTTGGAGTCCGCCAGGCAGTGGCTCAAGGATCACCCCCAAGATCAGCAACGCTGGCTGGAAGGCGTGACCACCTTCGATGGCAAACCGGCTGCGGCCAACCTGCAACTGACCCGTCAATAA